In Elephas maximus indicus isolate mEleMax1 chromosome 7, mEleMax1 primary haplotype, whole genome shotgun sequence, the following proteins share a genomic window:
- the LOC126079836 gene encoding olfactory receptor 4C11-like, translating to MAMNNSVTEFILFGLTQDAEQQKAISGIFSILYLLTLLGNFLIVVTIKTSHTLGSPMYFFLFYLSFADACFSTTTAPRLIVDALSQEKTISYHECMTQVFAAHFFGCMEIFVLILMAFDRYAAICKPLRYTTIMSRHVCGMLVILAWVGSCIHSSAQIFLALKLPFCGPNVIDHYFCDLQPLLKLACMDTYVINLLVVSNSGAICMVSFMLLLISYVVILYSLRNHSAEGRRKALSTCTSHFIVVVIFFGPCIFIYTRPPTTFPVDKMVAVFYTIGTPLLNPLIYTLRNAEVKNAMKKLWCSKL from the coding sequence ATGGCGATGAATAACAGTGTGACTGAATTCATTCTGTTTGGGTTGACGCAGGATGCTGAACAGCAGAAAGCAATATCTGGGATCTTCTCGATTCTTTACCTTTTGACTCTGCTGGGGAACTTTCTCATTGTGGTGACTATTAAGACGAGTCATACTCTTGGGagtcccatgtacttcttcctattCTACCTGTCCTTTGCTGATGCCTGCTTTTCTACAACTACGGCACCCAGATTGATTGTGGATGCTCTGTCTCAGGAGAAGACTATTTCCTACCATGAGTGCATGACTCAGGTCTTTGCAGCCCATTTCTTTGGGTGTATGGAGATATTTGTGCTCATCCTCATGGCTTTTGATCGCTATGCGGCCATTTGTAAACCTCTGCGATACACAACCATCATGAGCAGGCATGTCTGTGGCATGCTGGTGATTCTGGCCTGGGTGGGATCTTGTATCCATTCTTCAGCACAGATTTTCTTGGCTTTGAAATTGCCCTTTTGTGGCCCCAATGTGATTGATCACTATTTCTGTGACTTGCAGCCCTTGTTGAAACTTGCCTGCATGGACACTTATGTGATAAATTTGCTAGTTGTTTCCAATAGTGGGGCCATATGCATGGTGAGTTTCATGCTCTTGCTTATATCCTATGTTGTCATTTTATACTCTCTGAGAAACCACAGCGCAGAAGGAAGGCGAAAAGCTCTTTCTACCTGTACCTCCCATTTCATTGTGGTTGTCATATTTTTTggtccatgtatattcatatacacaCGCCCACCAACTACATTTCCAGTGGACAAGATGGTGGCTGTGTTTTATACAATTGGGACACCTTTGCTCAACCCTCTGATCTATACACTGAGGAATGCAGAAGTGAAAAATGCCATGAAAAAGTTATGGTGTAGCAAATTATGA